The Hippocampus zosterae strain Florida chromosome 2, ASM2543408v3, whole genome shotgun sequence genome contains the following window.
GAAATGTGGACCAAatttggctttgcatctttccaTCTTATGTGTGCAAAGAAGCCGGCGGAGtctctgggtgttgttgataaatgaCTTTTGCTTTGCAGAGTAGAGTTATAAGTTGCACTCATGGAGGTCATGCTAACCTGTATTTACTTGCATTGATAGTATTtgggccttgccgcttacatgcagtgatttccctggattctctgaaccttttgattaaAATATGGACCATGGATGTTGAAATTCTTAAATTCCTTGCAAGTATACATTGACGAACATTGTCCCTAAGCTGTCTGAGTTTTTTCTCATGCAGTTGCTCACATCATGGATGAATTTCATTAAATAATACGCAATCGGTGCTAAAAAGGGCCACAATTTTAATCATGATGTTCAATTTACACCCAAAAACTTGGTAATAGTTACTATTAATCGTGAATTCTGAGCGACAATAACGCTATAAATAAATGTTCCTGTAATGTAATATTTCTCCAGAAGAGGGCGGCAGAACTCAGTTTAtccaaaatgacaacacagaCGTTGCTCAGTCATGTTTGTCATATTTCTTTGCCAAAGTAGAAGTAGGAAGTCAAATTTAAGTCAGACATGAAAAGACAACACTTTGCGGGCTATAGGTATTGCAGAGGAGTTCTCTTAACTgcctttaaaaaatgaaaatggatcaaTTACTGAATGGCCATTTTTGCCACGAGCAGGAAAATAATGACGGTCTGGCAACAATGTGTATGTTCTTTCGAGTTCAGCTCAAAGCGGGgcctttcttttcctttcacgTCAATTGACAGTTTTTGATTAAGTGATCAGTGGTTGTTTATGCACTATTTTAGGGGTCAAGATTCGTTCGGTTGATATTTCTGTATAAGCCTAATCAGTTAATATTAACTGCACATTTTCCAGTCTCCTTAGATGAGCTAAAATCATGGCTAAAAACTGAGAGACGGTAGGGATACTTTGGCTCTAGCATCAAAGAAACGACGTGTTGACAAAGTGGCAGTCATAATCAACTATGATCCCTTCACAATCCATATCTTAACTCTGAACTATGCGcgaaaataaacagaaataaTGCCAATACTGTTTTACTTTACAATTCGTTGCTTAACTTTAGCCTCAAGGCTCAACAGTTGTTCGGATGGCAGAAGTCGGCTAACATTCCGGTAATGAAAGAACGTACCACAGCGACAACCAGTAGACATCCAACTAAAGAGTAGAGAACTTaagtaaaatgtaaacattgaaATGGAAATATTAACTGTTTGTACATCTTTTTTCGATCAATGCTTAGAGCAGAGGCTATTGctctgcaagggaagctcagcttcccctaaaatgtcaaaaagtaagtgaataTATGTGTGTAAATACAATTGTGGTGACGCTGGGCGTCTCGAGAGTTCactgtaggttgtcccaatgcattgaaacgagacgagtcattggataaatcctgtttttgtcccgcccattggaagctcagcgtctctgggagtctacgGACAGTGGGCGTGCAGAAGCTCAGATTTTcttcatgatgattggatgatctcgcTGAGGCAGAATCtaattttgattgacacagaAATGAGCCAAtgatcttatggtgaaggcatccttttcattttcttttttttttttgaaaaggaacggagagtagaattcacgtatgaATAAACGGAcgcattttatgatgtaggacgaaattgagcttcccctacttgacagaccagcatccgcaaCTGGCTTAGAGTTAATGTTTACCTTCTAAAAGCATTCTGATAttatgtgttctttgcatatttatcacacacaaagatcCGAGTTCCTCAAATCGATTTTAAcaccacacagagacaaccgaaggaaatacaaaatgtagtTTATAAATGTCACTTTAATTGATTgagacacacacaacaaaatctAATCcgattactttttcacataggggCACATAGTTTGGAATTtttacctctacttacgaaactacaatattttgtaagtagagatgcggtttccatgtaaatgccctaatccattccaagccccccaaaattcagacacaaatgttttataaagcataaaatgcatcaaaagaTGTAACAAATAGACgtgacaataaatgagagttgtgcataatgtaaaaaacaaagcataaaaatgaacttttaactgtgtcctcatTGTTTTTGCGCTATTaaattcatgttctctctcagaagtgttttttgcctggcgaTTTGTAAAGAAATgaaccaaggacgtttgcttttgtccgcTTTTAACAGattaacactttttctgggtcatTCACATTTGCGTAACATTATCGGAAAACCTCATGGCCCACGGGGCAAATGAAGGTGCACACAAACGTATACGGTAgtggtccctcttagccaatgggatgccaggatgatgttcGTAATAGCCAttagcagagcagctataagtatgctGCGTTCATGAAACTCGGAGATGCgattagcagcccatactgtatttctacctttcgtatcttgaaatgtatttcgtaacaagaggcaatattttcctgttgaggcatttcgtatgaagaggtaccactgtattttccttttcaaaGCCAAACTCAAACTATACCCATTCATACTCCCTCGAgccatgatttaaaaataaaaaaatacacatataaATTTTCTTGAGTTGTTCATTGTACAGTGTCTTTAATTGGCACCCTTGGATATagcctcaaaaaataaaaataaaaataaaaatagcaaatgCCTAGAAATGTGTTCTCTCTCTGCTCCTTTCTGGTGCCGTGTGCCTTCACGTCAAActcagaatgaatgaataagagcATGTTCACACAGCCAAAACCAGAGAGGTTGAGGGCCAAAGCAGCACGTTTGAACACACAGTCATTGTCTGTCCCATTGATTAAAAAGCCAGAGTGCTGACTCTGGTGATCTGGATCCAGTCTAATCAACGTCTGTGTCCGGTCGGCAGCAGCTAGCCGAGCCCAAACCTCGGGCAACCTCTACCACCCTGGCCTACAACAGATGCGGCTGACCGGCTCAGTTGCTCTTGGCTCCCGAGTATATGGAGCGACTAAGCCCCCGTGTTAGCGGGCCAAAGCCCCGGAGGATTAGCCTAATACCACTCGTGGTGAAGCAGGCATGGGAAATAaccctccttttttttattagtaTGAATTAATGTGTTTTGTCAAATGGTAATGTTACAATTTGTGGTTGTATAAAGTTAAGTTTGCtataaaaaaagcaataaagtACATTGAATTGACATTAAAATTCGACTGCAGGGTGGTAAACATAATAGCCACGCCCTCCAAAAGCTCATGTCAGAAAAGAGCACtcatactgcaaaaaaaaaaaaaaacgtttccccTTATTTTATGAGTACATATAGAATGCTTGACAGATTTAACGAGACCTCACCATCTAGCAAAACAAAGTGCCAATGTGGACTCTTCGAATATCACTGAGTTGTTGACATGAAACCATTTTGAACCGGGATGAGCAATGTCACGGGGAATTCTTCTTTTCAGATATATATAGAATACATACAGAATATGCGCTACAATGCGCTCAACTTtttttccgaatcagcttcttattactggttacgacgcgactcccttctcattcatcccgcagtttcactgtgatgccgtgtggggggagggggggggggttctacagTTCAGAGCgcgttgtcccaatgcattgaaacgagacgagttattggataaatgctggttttgtcccgcccatcggacaCTCACCGTCTCCGGGAGTCTACGGACAGGGGGCGTTTATGGGCGTGCCCGCaggctgagcttttctgcatgatgattggatgatccgTCTGAATctcattttgattgacagcgaatagagccaatcaccgatcttttggtgtaggcaTCCGTAGGAGCATTTTACAAtcatcattctgttctgagttgaactctttgttgaaaacgactcgtcaattcaagtcaacagtatttatagagcactttcaaacagccatcgctgcatacaatgtgctgtacatggagcaatttaacatgcacaatatttctggtgggttttattggaGTTGCTGTCGTTGTCTGACACTAGTCATGTCCCTGgaaaaagacgccttgttggtatgaccgtcacagataattttcttgataaggaacagagaggagaatccacgtataaataaatggacacattgtatacattcattcattcattcatcttccgagccgcttgatcctcactagggtcgtggggggtgctggagcctatcccagccgtcttcgggcagtaggcgggggacaccctgaatcggttgccagccaatcgcagggcacacaaagacgaacaaccattcacactcacactcacacctagggacaatttagagcgtccaattagcctgccacgcatgtttttggaatgtgggaggaaactggagcacccggagaaaacccacgcaggcccagggagaacatgcaaactccacacagggaggccggagctggaatcgtgtacctctgcactgtgaagccgacgtgctaaccactggactaccgggccgccccacattGTATACATCAATACATATTTtcagaaacatatttttttcctcaatactAAATGTCTAGCCAgtggtgtttgaaaaaaaaaaccaaacaaaaaataaacggcATCAAAGTACTTTATGAATGACTCATTTCAGAAGGAAAGTGCACGTTGTCATATCAGAACATCGAATACGATCTATTAGTCAACTTCTCTTGGGTAGTTTGCAAGTAGATAAAAtatttgcatgattttttttctttttttttcccagctaaTCAGTGAGcctattctcccccccccccccccccccccagtccaaCTATGTCACTAAATCTACTCTTGGCCCGGGCACCCGTGTGGAACAAAACAGCGCTGCACATTGCTTCCTGGCCTTATTGTATTGCTTGTGCCTTCCACGTCAGGAACAGTTTGTATTGGCAGCCCCGTGTGTCTGGCGTGTAGGTGGCACCGAGTCACGCCAGCCCCCCTCCCGGccgcccccatccccacccggccatgccacccccgcccccccgaatCTGTCCATCCTCAACTCAAATTCTGCTGAGTGCGCGAAACGCAACATGACATAATGCCATTCCAGAGGGATAGTGGCTAAAGCCCCTCTTTCTGGTTCTTAGGTATATAAAGAGGATGCAGCCGTTGAGCAGAAAACACCCGGGTCACTCTTATCCGCTCGCTCGTTTCAACATCGTTCTTTGATCGCTCGCTTCAACCCGCCGGACCCTGAGCCGAGCAGCCCCATTTAATCGCCTCAGCCAGAACCAAGCCAAGCTGTACCAGACCAAAACCTCGCAGCGGTCACTATGGATATTGCCATCCAACACCCCTGGTTCCGACGCGCCCTGGGCTCCATTTACCCGGCTCGACTCTTTGACCAGTTCTTTGGCGAGGGCATGTTCGATTACGACCTCTTCCCCTACACTGCCTCCACTATCAGCCCCTATTACAGACAGTCACTGTTCCGTAGCTTTTTGGATTCTTCCAACTCCGGAATGTCAGAGGTAAAAACCGAACTGGAAGTGTACATTTGCTGGTCTCCACTCACATCTAATTTCATCTCGACTAACACGTTCCACCAGGTGAGGTCCGACAGGGAAAAGTTCACCGTCTACCTGGACGTCAAACACTTTTCCCCCGATGAGCTGAGTGTGAAGGTCACCGACGACTACGTGGAGATCCAGGGCAAGCACGGAGAAAGACAGGTGAGTCACAgccgcttttgtttttttcttttcgaaaTAGGCTTTCTGCCGAATTCGCTCGCTCTTCACCCGTCCGTCCGCCTTTCAGGATGACCACGGTTACATCTCCCGTGAGTTCCACCGCCGCTACCGCCTCCCATCCAACGTGGACCAAACCGCCATCACCTGCACCCTCTCCGCCGAAGGCCTGCTGACACTGACCGGGCCAAAGGTCAGCGGAGGGAACGAATCCGGCCGTAGTGAGCGCAACATCCCCGTCACTCGTGACGATAAGCCCAACGCCGCGGCCTCTTCCTAAAGGCTCGAGTGGTGGGCGTCGACCAAATGGGATGGCAGCCTCTTATCCTCCACTTCATTCTTCCTCCTTTTCCCTTATAGAGGACGCATGGGTCCTTCTTGCTTCATTCTTTCCTCTCAAGATGATTCTGAGCACACTCGTAGAGTATCACTAGTAGCCtggtttgaataaaaatgtcccTGTAAGGAGACTGAAATTAACGGTCCTCATGATTGTTTGGCTCAAAGGTAACGTCACAAATATCTTGTCGCAGATTTCGGCAAAGTTCTGAACGCCTCGACTGCTTCCATTCCTTTCTCACATCCCCTTTGAACCTTCTATTCTCATGTCTCCACGATATCCTGTCTTTTAGTCTACGCCTTGTTCACTGGATACCTCGATACTGAGAAGTCCGTGAGAAAGAAAAACCATAATAAAGCTGCAAAATGAACACAAGGCTTCTCCCGTGTCATCATTTTCCCCCCGAAAGATGTACGTAAATGAAAGTAGAAAAGGCAAACTCTCTCTTTAATTTGCTCTTCACCCAACTCCGATATGAGACGTTTAGATGTTTACAAAATGACACGATACAACAAACAAGTTCCAGTTCTAGTTCTTTAAACTGTTAATaattccttttcattcattattcattccTTTTCATATATATGGTTAATCCTCTGGACAATGTCTCTTCCCAAACAAGAACAAAtgaggggaaaacaaaacagaggaaaatacgacaacccccccccccccacccccacccccgactgAAAGGCATGTCACTCTTTATCCTGTTTACATCCCTGCACCTggaaacacacaaatgttttggttcAAATGAATTTGCTGGAAAAGTTGTCATTAATTATTGCCAgaattttagaaaataaaaattctggCGTATCGATTGTATTATATTCTGCTCCTCTTACTTCAAATGTGTTACAAAGCAACGGGGCAAACGATCTGAATAATTTACGGTCCAAATTATGTTTTGGAACCTAGTCATCATAACAATgagtattattcattcattcattcattcatcttccgagccgcttgatcctcactagggtcgcggggggtgctggagcctatcccagctgtcttcgggcagtaggcgggggacaccctgaatcggttgccagccaatcgcagggcacacagaaacgaacaaccattcacactcacactcacacctagggacaatttagagcgttcaatcagcctgccacgcatgtttttggaatgtgggaggaaaccggagcacccggagaaaacccacgcaggcccggggagaacatgcaaactccacacagggaggccggagctggaatcgaacccggtacctctgcactgtgaagccgacgtgctaaccactagactaccgggccgccccaatgaGTATTACTTACTGCTAAATTAACTCATCACCTGCCATGCGTTGCCCCTAATCAAACTATTTTGGAACACGTTTACCTGCAGGAGCACCTGGAGGTCAGCCAAGATCTGCTGAGCTAACAGTCTCAAGCTCGGCTGAACACTCGAGGTAAAACCGCTAATACGCCTCTGGATGTCGGAGTCCAGCAGAGCGGCGCCCAGCCGTGACTGCGCCACATCTTCCAGCAGGACTGACTGCAGCAGACGCAGGGAGTGGAGGCACACTTCCCAGGATCTGTCTGTTGCATTGACAAATACATGGAAACCACAAGGTGTGGGAGACGGAACTTCCGCATTACATTTGTTCATCGCTCCTATAATTGCCATGAGAAGACGCAACACCGAAATGTCACTGTATGGCGCTGGTATGTTTTCACCACGGTTTTGTGAGTTTTCTTCAGCTTCAGGTCACATTTGAAAAATCGTGTTATGTGTGAATGTATGATGTCTGTAGGTGTGAAAGCATACCTACAAACGGTTGTTAATTCATTACATTATAGAAAGTCCATTCCGCTACTTGGCCAAAGTTGGCTGACTCAGACAACGGTTGAGGATAAACGTTtttgatccagtggttagcgcatcgacctgacagtacagaggtaccaggttcaattgcagctcttgcctccctgtgtggagttcgcatgttcttcccgggcctgcgtgggtcttctccgggtactccggtttcctcccacattccaacaacatgcatggcaggctgattgaacactctaaattgtcccgaggtgtgaatacGAGCGTggatgtctctgtgtgccctgcaattggctggcaaccggttcagggtgtccccggcctactgcccgaagacggctgggagaggctccagaacccccccgcggcccttgtgaggataagcgcatcggaaaatggatggatggatgggcaatATGGTGGACATCAGCCATTCGTTCAGTTCACGTTGAGGTGAGAGCGCCATCCAGTGGCTTTACACGTAGTATGAAACACCACAAGAAGTGAGCCAATTCATGACAAATTGAATGTGATCGTGATGATAGCTCTGCAGGCtgttgtcacgtagcaaggtggtggtggaccccaaaaagcaggcagggagggaggagcagggtgtatgtgaagaattgtatttaaaacacagaaaactaaatcctaaacaaagtccaaagtaacaaacaaaaacaatcaataactttgggacgtctgggatccgccccttgagggaggggtactgtcatgattcggtttatggaccaacaggtggcactgtggggctcccgcggcagctgcacacctgttggtcataggtaattagggctttaaaaggactcccagcccgaacattCAATGTCGggcctgctcctctctcctgcctgctttttggggtccaccaccaccttgcaaacgTGACAGTTATAAACTTGTTATGAGGCGGCGTACCTTCTAGCAGAGTCTGAATAAGAGGCAGCAGCGCCGGGTTCTCAATCATGTACTTGAGCCCCTTCACACTGATACTGGCATTATAAAGACCCATGAGCATCAAcctaggggagggggggaaaaaacagcaaTAGTCAAAATTACAAACACAACACTGTTTGTTAAATGCTGAGAATTAAGCATTCGACTTGTGAAAAACATGTCTTCATCGTGAGCTAGACGTGTATGTTACTAAATTGTGAAATTGTCATGCAGTGGGATGGGACGTTGCAGATTTataggcattcattcatttccgaaccgcttttatcctcactagggtcgcggcatTATGGGAAAATTATTCCACTCATGTTGTCTCTTCATTATCGGGGATTAAAGtcgcttgtcatttttttgagaGGTTGGAAAGATTGCTAGATTGGAAAACGgagtgcttttgtaaattagctCCTCTGTCTGCAGGCACCGCATTGGTGCAAGAAGAGCACATCAATGGGAGGGTCGCCGAACATTATTTTCCACCCAAGGAATCGATTAAACCAATGAATCTGCCTCTCATGCCTAGTCATGATCTGTTCTGAATCATTTGTACCTATTTCGTGACATGACACAGTACTGAACTGAATACGTACACTTTCAATTTGGAGAATCCACCAGGCTTCATCAGCTCTAACAGCTTTATCAGTGTATCCAACAGATCATGTGCTGAGCTAGACAGGAAGTCCCGCCCACTGGTTACAGCCGCTATGTCTGATTGGCAGGAAGCAAAGAGCAGTTATGGTATCTTTAGTTTCATgcactgagctttttttttttttttggatgactgCTTCTTACTAGTAATGGTTCCAGCTAGCGCCAAAACAAACTGGTACTCCTGTGTGTCGCAGGCCTCTGATCGACTCTTCACGTCCTCATCCAGAGTTCTCACAAAGCTCCCCAGAGTCTGCGTGGCGACCGCAAGAAAGGCCGGCAGGCTTCCCTACGCCACAAAATTGAACACATATTGGTTGAACAAAAGTTTTACAGTGCAGGAAACCACCATACATATGCGGCGAGACAGATTTgaaaatttggggattttttttaaacccatccACTTTACAGGCCAATAGGATTGACTATATAACCACTGTAAGGCCTGAACGAAGAACGAGATTTAAAAAATTTCCAGATAATTTTGAGTGGTCACAAGATGCAACTCGAAACCTGCTTTTGTCCGGTGAAGGCTTCTGATTGGTTCTTGAAAGCGTTTTGAAGTGCTTTTTCCACGTTTTAGACTGTTGATTTACGCAAGAGGGCTTGGAAGCTGAAATGTGTGAAGAGTTTTACAAGAGTTTTACACGATGACCAAACCACGACAAGAAaaggctttttaattttttatgtgtgtgattTTGTCCATGCTGGATGAATGTTTTGCTTTCCTGACGACTCGGTCTGTGTTGCTACCGACAACAGTAAACGAATATAGGTGCTTTGGCGCCACCCTGTGGTATCTATGGGTAATTACCTTTTTGAGGAAAATTCCACTACAGTATTTGCGGCAGTGATCTGTCCCTTTTCTCCACGAGTAAAAGGAGATTCAATGTAGTACATGACAGTAATGCACCGAGAGAAGTCTCACATCAGCTAACCACTGTTTAACCATGTCTTCCCTTGTAGAGCAGTTCCACAGAAGGCTGCAGACTGCAGAACCAAGACTGAAGCAGTAGTCAGCCTGTTGCTGCAACTCGGCTCTACTCTGCCAGAGCTGCTCATGTAACAGCAATTTCTCCTACACacataaaacagacacacaaacacacaaagagcAAATCATAACAGTTTTCAAATGAACggatttgacatgtaagtcgagATCAGCACATCACCAAATGCATGATAAAATACAATCACCAGTCAACAGAGTCCTCAagagtttgacttttttttgttgccttcacaaaaacaatactaagcaaaatatttgacacGTATGTTGTGATGGATCTCATGATGCTGAAATTGCTGgttgttaaaaaatgttcaaatccaGTCCTCGAGGcctcacctctctctctctctgacattCAATTTGTAACACCTCCAGTCTGGATTGAAGGTGAAGACACTTCTCCTGTAAAAGCTCCTGTTCCTGTGTAAGATGTGCTTTCACTATGCGCAGACACACATATGAACACATGGAAAAATTACAACAGTGGTTATGAGCCACATCaaccttcatttatttatcaatCTCTTCACATTGACACAATAAATGAAAAGCAAGGAAACTGTGATGTTCTGGAGATAAAAACACGATCATATTTAACAAAACACAACCACATCTGTTGTCCTACATGCATTATGCAATGGCACCCTAGTTGGGAATCGCTGTTTTACGCTACATCACGGATATTGGGTCATATGGATGAAAGAAGCCAAGCTGAGTGGACAAAACCTGCCAATCACAAGGCTTGTCTGTTCCCAATAATTTGTTGTCTCATTCTTGTGGGGATACAcaatacagaaaatggatggataattctaCCAAGTATATGGTCTAGGTTcattgtggcttacctgtttttGTTTCTCTAGATTTGTGTAGCATGTTAATCAAATCACTGTTTACAACTCTGGGCAGGAACTCTCTTAACTGCATGACCTCTGTGGTTAACTTTTCCAGGTCTCTTTTCTTCACTCGAACAAAACCATCCTGAGGAGAAGATGTTAGACATAGGGGGACTTCAGGAAAAGTATCAACAGAACTTGTCAAAGAGAGATAGCTTACTGGACTAGACCTTTTGTACACTGACAGTACTTATTATTTAACATAGAAATGGACACATTTGCCAATACTAAGTTTGTCACTGATCATATGGTAACATACCCAGGTATATTATCACCAACTTTCTCTTCATCCAACTTAATCATACTAAACTTGTCTGTCTTGGACAAATCTTACATATTCAATTACATTTAGTCTGATTCTGACACATGACAAGTAGTTGCCCGTTACAGGTGGCCGTTTTATCATAGCCTACTAAAGGCAGAAGCAGCAAGTCAGCGAGCGTCATTAAAATTCCACGAAGATTTCTCAGCACATTAAGACCAAAAcaataaccaaaaaaataatcattgttAATGACTTTTAGATTCATTGTATACCAGATTTACCTTAGCTCCATCACACAAGCTATGCGATTGCCCGCCAAATGACGAAGACATTCTATGCTAGGCTCACTTTCTCCGTCAACCTTCTGATAATCCAAATTGAACGATTCCTGTAAAGTAAAGACAAGCCAACATGGGTTAATACTTATTTTCAAAACTAATcaatatacagaaaaaaaacaaaatcgtcGTACCGAACCACGACGCTATAAATATAAGTTTGTTtcgcatatacagtacaatacctgatttttaaaatgacgtACTGTACTCCCGATTAATTTCCGTCTTTTCCCTCCAACCGACTTTCACTAAATAAACCGGTCTGTCAAATACTCCAGTCCGGATTTTTCTCACTACCAGCGGGGTCGAGAGGCTTACCTCGATTTCCTTTGTGTTTGAATTAATTTGAAACGTGCTGAGACAGTTCCGTGTGACCAGGAACGACCTCGGGGAGCTTTCAGACTCAACTCATGTCTATGGAACGAGACTTTTCCAATGATAATGAAGCGTTCACGGGCATGTTCCCTATCCACCGCGCTTGTCGTGATGGAGATGTTGGAGCTTTGCTGTCACTGGACCAGCATCACACTCATCTAACAACCGAGGACTCCTGCTACGGTTGGACCCCCATTCACTGGGCTGCTCACTGCGGACAGGTGCGGATTAGCTTCAAAGACCGTAGAAGGAGTTTATTGGTTTGTTGTGTCGGCTTTTTCCACGCACACAGAGGTAGAGGAATGACACGATACTAAAAAGTATTGTGTCAAATTTACGGTCGACTTTCTGTGGTTTCTCTGCTGTCATATGTTAATAGTTTGAGCGGAAACAGTAGCGATCGGTCCTGTGGGCACCGAGTTAAGTGGTTTCGTTATGAGCGTCGAGCGCGACTGGTCAGCAAGTTTGTGTGTACAATAAAGTTATTAGAGGTGAAAAAAACTTGGAAATCTTTGATTGGTTGCGGAGGAACCCCACAGAACCATTTGAAGCTTTAGGCGCCAAGCTGCACAGGAAGTGTGTCCCCTGCTCCGTTTGTTTAGTTCTTCTACCTGGCCAGTGGACATAA
Protein-coding sequences here:
- the cryaa gene encoding alpha-crystallin A chain — its product is MDIAIQHPWFRRALGSIYPARLFDQFFGEGMFDYDLFPYTASTISPYYRQSLFRSFLDSSNSGMSEVRSDREKFTVYLDVKHFSPDELSVKVTDDYVEIQGKHGERQDDHGYISREFHRRYRLPSNVDQTAITCTLSAEGLLTLTGPKVSGGNESGRSERNIPVTRDDKPNAAASS
- the hsf2bp gene encoding heat shock factor 2-binding protein, whose product is MSSSFGGQSHSLCDGAKDGFVRVKKRDLEKLTTEVMQLREFLPRVVNSDLINMLHKSRETKTVKAHLTQEQELLQEKCLHLQSRLEVLQIECQREREEKLLLHEQLWQSRAELQQQADYCFSLGSAVCSLLWNCSTREDMVKQWLADGSLPAFLAVATQTLGSFVRTLDEDVKSRSEACDTQEYQFVLALAGTITNIAAVTSGRDFLSSSAHDLLDTLIKLLELMKPGGFSKLKVLMLMGLYNASISVKGLKYMIENPALLPLIQTLLEDRSWEVCLHSLRLLQSVLLEDVAQSRLGAALLDSDIQRRISGFTSSVQPSLRLLAQQILADLQVLLQVQGCKQDKE